A genome region from Borrelia duttonii Ly includes the following:
- a CDS encoding NCS2 family permease — protein sequence MSDNNETLISQIKNNSIDYKTEIIAGITTFLSMAYIIVVNPYILSHAGMPIGALVTATCLTAGFATIFMGFYTNTPLALASGMGINAFFAFSVVKGMNIPWEIALGAVFIEGIIFIVLSLSGMREEIVNAIPGNLRCAITVGIGLFIAFIGFVNSEIIVRNESTLVGLGHIMNFKVLLTLLGIIAIFVFELKMMKGSILLSICMTTLIAWCYALFDRNAALNMGIRLPDGFLRYESIAPIFNKLSFEYVLGKNFWSFSFIVFILLFNDLFDTIGTLVGVASKGNLVDSRGKIRNANKILLVDAVATTFGALLGVSPVTTYIESSTGIAEGGKTGFTSVVTGILFILSVFFAPLFVAVPTGATSAALIYVGFFMCKDIKNIDFANIREAIPSFLILFLIPLTYSIAVGIGVGIIFYVIISVLYGLITREGIKVSPVIFLLFFIFVLKLIFSH from the coding sequence TTGAGTGACAATAATGAAACATTAATATCTCAGATTAAAAATAATAGTATTGATTATAAAACAGAAATTATAGCTGGAATTACAACGTTTTTAAGTATGGCATATATAATAGTTGTTAATCCTTATATACTCTCTCATGCAGGTATGCCTATAGGAGCATTGGTAACAGCTACATGTTTAACGGCTGGATTTGCTACCATTTTTATGGGATTTTATACAAATACTCCTTTAGCATTGGCATCGGGGATGGGTATTAATGCGTTTTTTGCGTTTTCTGTTGTAAAAGGAATGAATATACCTTGGGAAATAGCTTTGGGAGCAGTTTTTATTGAGGGTATTATTTTTATTGTTTTGTCTCTGTCAGGAATGCGTGAAGAGATTGTAAATGCTATACCAGGGAATTTAAGGTGTGCGATTACTGTTGGTATAGGTTTATTTATTGCATTTATTGGTTTCGTTAATAGTGAGATCATTGTTAGGAATGAGTCTACGTTGGTTGGACTTGGTCATATTATGAATTTTAAGGTTTTACTTACATTGTTAGGTATTATTGCTATATTTGTTTTTGAACTGAAAATGATGAAAGGGAGTATCTTATTGTCAATTTGTATGACCACTTTAATAGCATGGTGTTATGCTCTTTTTGATAGAAATGCTGCTTTAAATATGGGTATTAGGTTGCCAGATGGTTTTTTAAGATATGAATCAATTGCACCTATATTTAATAAATTGAGTTTTGAATATGTGTTGGGTAAAAATTTTTGGAGTTTTAGTTTTATAGTATTTATTTTATTATTTAATGATTTATTTGATACTATTGGGACTTTGGTAGGAGTTGCGTCAAAGGGTAATTTGGTTGATAGTCGAGGTAAGATACGTAATGCTAATAAAATATTATTAGTTGATGCTGTTGCTACAACTTTTGGAGCTTTGTTAGGAGTATCTCCTGTGACTACCTACATTGAAAGTTCAACAGGCATTGCAGAGGGAGGTAAAACAGGATTTACGTCAGTTGTTACAGGTATTTTATTTATATTGTCGGTATTTTTTGCACCTTTATTTGTTGCTGTTCCTACTGGTGCTACATCAGCTGCTTTAATATATGTGGGATTTTTTATGTGCAAGGACATAAAAAATATTGATTTTGCAAATATTAGAGAAGCTATTCCAAGTTTTTTAATATTATTTTTAATTCCTCTAACTTATAGTATAGCTGTGGGTATAGGAGTAGGGATAATTTTTTATGTGATTATAAGTGTGTTATATGGTTTAATTACCAGAGAAGGTATCAAAGTTTCTCCCGTTATATTTTTGTTATTTTTTATTTTTGTTTTAAAGTTGATATTTTCTCATTAA